From a single Arachis hypogaea cultivar Tifrunner chromosome 3, arahy.Tifrunner.gnm2.J5K5, whole genome shotgun sequence genomic region:
- the LOC112733997 gene encoding transcription factor BHLH089, giving the protein MDPGAMMNEGSFGNGGGNTVPFSLAEIWPFPQAVNAAGGGALGLRRPQFGLGQFGDFIAGPNREPGPVASEQKAASGGGGGGSRKRRESEEESPKGVSTSNVAPNAVNDGDGKRLKGGGGASGSRNESRDAKVEGAEASSGKPADQNNQTPPPDPPRQDYIHVRARRGQATDSHSLAERARREKISERMKILQDLVPGCNKVIGKALVLDEIINYIQSLQRQVEFLSMKLEAVNSRLNTGIEAFPPKDFGQQTFDPASLPFGSQATRDYSRGSSPEWLHMQVGGAFERTT; this is encoded by the exons ATGGATCCGGGTGCGATGATGAACGAGGGCTCCTTTGGGAATGGGGGAGGCAATACGGTGCCGTTTAGCTTGGCGGAGATCTGGCCGTTTCCGCAGGCCGTCAACGCTGCTGGAGGCGGCGCCTTGGGGCTCAGGAGGCCGCAGTTTGGCTTGGGACAGTTTGGGGATTTCATTGCCGGTCCCAACCGGGAACCTGGACCGGTTGCTTCAGAACAGAAGGCGGCCagcggtggcggtggcggtggtagTAGGAAGAGGCGTGAATCAGAGGAGGAATCCCCTAAGGGTGTTTCCACCAGCAATGTTGCACCTAATGCCGTG AATGATGGGGATGGAAAACGGcttaaaggaggaggaggagcgtCTGGGAGCAGGAATGAAAGCCGTGACGCGAAGGTTGAAGGAGCAGAAGCCAGTTCAGGAAAGCCTGCGGACCAAAATAATCAGACACCACCACCTGACCCTCCTAGGCAAGATTACATCCACGTCCGAGCCAGAAGGGGTCAAGCTACTGATAGCCACAGTCTTGCTGAAAGA GCTAGAAGGGAAAAGATTAGTGAAAGGATGAAAATTCTTCAGGATTTGGTCCCTGGTTGTAATAAG GTTATTGGAAAAGCATTGGTCCTTGATGAGATAATTAATTATATCCAATCCCTTCAGCGTCAAGTTGAG TTTTTGTCAATGAAGCTTGAAGCAGTGAATTCAAGACTGAACACTGGCATTGAAGCTTTTCCTCCTAAAGAT TTTGGTCAGCAAACATTTGATCCGGCGAGCTTGCCATTTGGTTCTCAGGCTACTAGAGACTATAGCAGAGGTTCTTCCCCAGAGTGGTTACATATGCAGGTAGGAGGTGCTTTCGAAAGAACAACGTAG
- the LOC112735538 gene encoding uncharacterized protein, producing MKVLQNAVSTTYGFKPSYRKVWMAKQKVIAQIYGDWEESYNIIPRWIIGVQMYMPGSIAVLRTSPVRSGNTVDESRVFFHRLFWTFPPCIEAFKYCKPLISIDGTHLYGKYGGTLLMAIAQDGNSNILPVAFGLVEGENTESWKFFLAHLRQHVTPQPGILVISDRHNAIKAALVAEDGGWLPLATYRAYCARHIAANFALNFKSKDARKILVNAAYAKSEQKHQYYM from the coding sequence ATGAAAGTACTGCAAAATGCGGTGTCAACGACATATGGATTCAAGCCCAGCTACCGGAAGGTGTGGATGGCTAAGCAGAAGGTGATTGCACAGATTTATGGTGATTGGGAGGAATCTTACAACATAATTCCGAGGTGGATAATCGGGGTTCAGATGTACATGCCGGGCAGTATTGCAGTATTGCGCACTTCACCTGTAAGGTCTGGTAATACGGTTGATGAGTCGAGGGTGTTTTTTCATCGATTGTTTTGGACGTTTCCGCCATGCATTGAGGCATTCAAGTATTGCAAGCCACTGATATCCATTGACGGTAcccatctgtatggcaagtaCGGCGGAACGTTACTCATGGCGATTGCACAAGATGGAAACTCGAACATACTCCCAGTGGCATTTGGACTTGTTGAGGGTGAGAACACTGAGTCATGGAAGTTCTTCCTTGCTCACCTTCGCCAACATGTGACCCCGCAACCCGGCATTCTAGTTATATCTGACCGCCACAATGCAATCAAGGCCGCGTTAGTTGCAGAAGACGGTGGGTGGCTCCCACTGGCCACCTATCGTGCATATTGTGCTAGGCACATAGCTGCTAATTTTGCGCTTAACTTTAAATCCAAGGATGCACGGAAGATTCTGGTGAACGCAGCCTATGCAAAGTCCGAACAGAAGCATCAATATTACATGTAG